The sequence below is a genomic window from Halococcus saccharolyticus DSM 5350.
ACCGAAAACCGGAGCGATACGTTCGATATTGGGGGAGAGGACACGGTCCACCGACTGGGCTTCGGCGCGATGCGCCTCACCGGTGACGAGATCATCGGGCCGCCGGACGACGAGGACGAAGCGCGAGAGGTCCTTCAGCGTGCGACCGAGCTCGGCGTGGACTTCATCGACACCGCCGACTCCTACGGCCCGGCGGTTTCCGAGCGCCTGATCGGCGAGGCGCTCGCGCCCTACGACGACGCGTTCATCGCCACCAAGGGTGGACTCTGGCGCGACGACCGTGACGCCGCGTGGCCACGATGTGGCGAACCGGGCTACCTCCGCAACGCGATCCTCGGCAGTCTCGATCGACTCCAAACCGATCAGATCGACCTGTACCAGTTCCACCGCCCGGACCCCGACGTCGACTACGAGGAGTCCGTAAACACCTTCGCGGAGTTCAAAGACGAGGGGAAGGTCAACCACGTCGGCGTCTCGAACGTCTCGGTCGAACAGCTCGAAACCGCGCGCGACGTGGTCGAGATCGCCACCGTCCAGAACCAGTACAACATCGGCGACCGCGAGCACGAGGAAGTCCTCGAATACTGTGAAGAGCACGACATCGGCTTCATCCCGTGGGCACCGCTCGGCTCGGGCGAACTCGACGGGCTCGACGAAGTCGCGGCCAACCACGACGCGACCGAGTACCAGGTCGGCCTCGCGTGGCTCCTCCAGCATTCCCCGGTGATGCTCCCGATTCCAGGTACGTCGAGCGTCGACCATCTTGAAGAGAACGTCGCGGCCTCGGAGATCGAACTCACCGACGACGAGGTCGCAACGATCGAAGGCTGAAGCGCGTCCGCAAAACGTTTTCAAAACCGAGCGTCCACCGCTCGGATGGAGGAATCCGATACTACTGCTTACTGCGACAGCGTCGTTTCACGCATTGGCTCGATTCGGGAGGTATGGTTGGTTTCGTCGCTATGCGTCTCGGCCCGTGATTCCGCCCCGAGCCGCGACGGGTGGAATCCGAACTCACCGCACGATTCGCAGATGATCTCGTACATGGGTTGGCCCCAGATGCGGTTCCACGCCATACTATAATTATCTTTCGTGCTAGTGCAAGTCTTGCTCGTCGCCTGTGGCCATCCGGGCCATCCGAGCCACCCAACTCAGACGAGTCCTACCACGTGCCGTGGAACGTGTCGAACGAGAGGTTCTCCAGGGGTTCGTTGCCGACTGCGATTTCGTACTCGCCGGGCGTCAACATGGGTTTGTGGAACTGCGGGCCGTCGTCGGTCGTGATCCGTGGACAGCCCGTGTTCACGAACGCGTCCATGTCGAAGTTTCTCAACCTGTCGGGCGTGACCTCGTCCATCGTGATGAGGTAGGCGTTCTCGTTCTCGTCGACGATCTTCTCGGCCTGATCGTAGCGTCCCTGGCCGATCTTGGTGCAGAAGATCACGCCCCACTTCTCGGCGTCCATCGCGCGGTGGACGGCTCCGTAGCGCTGCTTCAAGAATTTCTCGGTGTCGGCGACCGAAACGGCGTTGTTGACGGGATCGGCGATCACCACACGCTTGTCGGGGTGTTCCATCGCGAGACCGAGGGGATGGAACTTCCCGCCCCCGACGTAGAGCACCTGATCGGCGTCGATGTCGGCGGAGGCGTAGTTACACCCCAAGACCTGTCCTTCGTGAGTCAATCGATCGTCGCCCCGGCGGGTGTGGACGTCAAATCCTCGCGATTCGAGCCACGCACGCATCTCTTCGAACTTGTTCATGTGCTGTGCGGTAGTGACGAGCCCGACATCGGGGTTCTCGTCGGGATCGTCGAGTTCCTCAAGCGAGTCCACCATGATCGGCTCGACATCGACATTGGAAAAGAGCGGAACGTAGATGATCTTCTCCGACTCCTTCATCGGGGAGTGGCCGAAGTGGACGAACACGTCCGTGCGGCGCATCATATAGGTATCGAGGTCACACGCGCCGTAGCACGGCTGTCCGGACAGGAGGACGCGCACGTCGTCGGGTAGGAGTGCGCGGAGATCGTCGGTCACGGCCGGTCCGCGGCGCTTCAGCCCTTCGGGGAACTGGAGACCGACTTTCTCGGCGTCGCGTTCCTCGACCGCTTCGACGATCCGATCGAGTTCGTAGTCCCACTCCCGATCGTGTTTGAGCGCCATTCCTGTTCGCGTGAGATCGCCCGCAGAAGTATCCGACTGGTGGCTCATTGAGTGGTCTTACGCGTCGTAACGTTTAGTCTCGGGGTTTTGTGCGAACGGAGTGAGCACAAAGCTCGTTGTGGAATGAGCGCAGCGAAGTGGTAGCGTTCCGTTGCCCTCATACGTCGCGATCACCGCTCAACCCCTCGACAGTTCGTTCGACGAGTGTGGCTTCGGCCTTTCGGAGATGCTCGGCGGCGGTTCCCGGTGCGCAGCCCAGCCGATCGGCCACGTCGGCGACCGTGGCCTCACGGGGAGTCTCGTAGTAACCGAGATCGACCGCTGTCGTCGCTGCTTCCGCCTGGCGGTCGCTCAGCGCGCTCGCAGTCTCGATCGTTCCGGCGTCGTAGCTGCCGACACTCCGGATCTCGGCGTCGACGCCTGGCGGTGCCTCGTCGATCGCGGTCTGGAGGGCGTCGGCGCTCCCGACGACGGTGAGATCGATGGTGCGGTCACTCCGGTATTCGAGCGGCGGCATCACGACGAGACTGCCGTGGGTGAACGCGTCGGTCAGCTGACGCGCTTCGGCGGCGAGCCGTTCGCGAACGTACACGTAGAACGTCTCCCCCTCTCCCGGAACGATCTCGAACTCAAGCGCCGTCTCGACGGTTTCGAGCGCTGCCGCGTACGGTTCCGGCTCGCCTTCGACGGCGAAGATCATGGTGTTGGTCTCACCGACAGCGGGGTTCCATTGAAGCAGACGGTACGACCCGTATTCTTCCCGGGCGGCGACGAACTCGTGCATCGGGTGAATGACGTCCTCGCTCTGTTGGAGGCGCAGTTCGAGATATTTCATGTCCGGCGTCGCGGACGGACACTAATAAACGTCCC
It includes:
- a CDS encoding helix-turn-helix domain-containing protein yields the protein MKYLELRLQQSEDVIHPMHEFVAAREEYGSYRLLQWNPAVGETNTMIFAVEGEPEPYAAALETVETALEFEIVPGEGETFYVYVRERLAAEARQLTDAFTHGSLVVMPPLEYRSDRTIDLTVVGSADALQTAIDEAPPGVDAEIRSVGSYDAGTIETASALSDRQAEAATTAVDLGYYETPREATVADVADRLGCAPGTAAEHLRKAEATLVERTVEGLSGDRDV
- a CDS encoding aldo/keto reductase, translating into MATENRSDTFDIGGEDTVHRLGFGAMRLTGDEIIGPPDDEDEAREVLQRATELGVDFIDTADSYGPAVSERLIGEALAPYDDAFIATKGGLWRDDRDAAWPRCGEPGYLRNAILGSLDRLQTDQIDLYQFHRPDPDVDYEESVNTFAEFKDEGKVNHVGVSNVSVEQLETARDVVEIATVQNQYNIGDREHEEVLEYCEEHDIGFIPWAPLGSGELDGLDEVAANHDATEYQVGLAWLLQHSPVMLPIPGTSSVDHLEENVAASEIELTDDEVATIEG
- the dph2 gene encoding diphthamide biosynthesis enzyme Dph2, with the protein product MSHQSDTSAGDLTRTGMALKHDREWDYELDRIVEAVEERDAEKVGLQFPEGLKRRGPAVTDDLRALLPDDVRVLLSGQPCYGACDLDTYMMRRTDVFVHFGHSPMKESEKIIYVPLFSNVDVEPIMVDSLEELDDPDENPDVGLVTTAQHMNKFEEMRAWLESRGFDVHTRRGDDRLTHEGQVLGCNYASADIDADQVLYVGGGKFHPLGLAMEHPDKRVVIADPVNNAVSVADTEKFLKQRYGAVHRAMDAEKWGVIFCTKIGQGRYDQAEKIVDENENAYLITMDEVTPDRLRNFDMDAFVNTGCPRITTDDGPQFHKPMLTPGEYEIAVGNEPLENLSFDTFHGTW